In Paracoccus jeotgali, the following are encoded in one genomic region:
- a CDS encoding SDR family NAD(P)-dependent oxidoreductase codes for MQLNETCAIVTGGASGLGHATAQYLREQGAQVTVLDHDPRGAEVADKIGAHFARTDVTDEASVAAAIAHAVDRMGRITACINCAGIATGEKTLGRDGPHALDSFRRTIEVNLLGSFNVLRLAAAEMAGNPGPERGVIVNTASIAAYDGQAGQAAYAASKAGIAGMTLPIARDLARNGIRIMAIAPGIFGTPMLRGLPQEVQDSLASEVTFPKRLGLPEEFARLVGTILQSEYLNGEVFRIDGALRMR; via the coding sequence CGGCGGCGCCTCGGGTCTGGGTCACGCCACGGCGCAATATCTGCGCGAACAGGGCGCGCAGGTGACGGTGCTGGACCACGATCCGCGCGGAGCCGAGGTCGCGGACAAGATAGGCGCCCATTTCGCCCGCACCGATGTCACGGACGAGGCGAGCGTCGCGGCGGCCATCGCCCATGCCGTGGACCGGATGGGCCGGATCACCGCCTGCATCAACTGCGCAGGAATCGCGACCGGGGAAAAGACCCTTGGCCGCGACGGGCCGCACGCGCTCGACAGCTTTCGCCGCACCATCGAGGTCAACCTGCTCGGCAGCTTCAACGTGCTGCGCCTCGCCGCAGCCGAGATGGCGGGCAATCCGGGGCCGGAACGCGGCGTGATCGTCAACACCGCCTCGATCGCGGCCTATGACGGGCAGGCCGGACAGGCGGCCTATGCGGCGTCCAAGGCCGGGATCGCCGGCATGACGCTGCCCATCGCCCGCGATCTGGCCCGCAACGGCATCCGCATCATGGCGATTGCGCCCGGCATCTTCGGCACGCCGATGCTGCGCGGCCTGCCGCAAGAGGTGCAGGACAGCCTGGCCTCCGAGGTCACCTTTCCCAAGCGCCTTGGCCTGCCCGAGGAATTCGCCCGGCTGGTCGGAACCATCCTGCAATCGGAATATCTGAACGGCGAGGTCTTCCGCATCGACGGCGCCCTGCGGATGCGCTGA